In Debaryomyces hansenii CBS767 chromosome B complete sequence, one genomic interval encodes:
- a CDS encoding DEHA2B07898p (similar to CA5414|IPF1568 Candida albicans IPF1568) — MLSFHILHSHSIHKNISMSAYRPRRNIPSAVNTPTAVRVEASSAIDKSEAETILSDFISVSEAIAGSLPSSLDSSKITFSNTGLSSSTGSSAILSQLKRVQRDLRGLPPLLSEVVTSTPGTIAPAETVNKKIKFDDDDADASVEPKSKKIKFDDSEVDGSADTEMAEPVTTDDNEEQNDEEEEEDEEEEEKLQKEAKKSKKEKHDKKEKKEKKHKKEKKEKKDKKKESKE, encoded by the coding sequence ATGTTATCTTTTCATATACTACATTCACACAGCATTCATAAGAATATAAGTATGTCAGCGTATCGTCctagaagaaatattccATCAGCGGTTAATACTCCAACTGCTGTTCGTGTTGAAGCGTCGCTGGCAATAGATAAATCCGAAGCGGAAACTATATTGAGTGACTTCATTTCAGTCAGTGAAGCCATAGCTGGATCATTACCAAGCTCGTTAGACTCAAGCAAAATTACGTTTTCGAATACCGGGTTGTCCAGCAGTACCGGAAGCAGTGCGATCTTGagtcaattgaaaagagTGCAAAGAGACTTGAGAGGCTTACCACCGTTACTATCAGAGGTTGTTACATCAACACCAGGAACAATTGCACCAGCAGAAACCGTcaacaagaaaatcaagtttgacgatgacgatgcTGATGCGTCAGTTGAGCCTAAAAGTAAGAAGATCAAATTCGACGATTCAGAAGTCGATGGTTCTGCAGATACAGAAATGGCGGAGCCTGTGACGACGGACGACAACGAGGAACAaaacgatgaagaagaagaagaagacgaagaggaagaagagaaaCTTCAAAAGGAGGCCAAGAAGTCTAAGAAGGAAAAGCACGacaagaaagagaagaaagaaaagaaacataagaaggaaaagaaagagaaaaaagataagaaaaaggAATCCAAAGAGTAG
- a CDS encoding DEHA2B07876p (similar to uniprot|Q04598 Saccharomyces cerevisiae YDR115W Putative mitochondrial ribosomal protein of the large subunit): protein MWSLSACVRRSTSSVLQQPLRHFSCLTKPNTPLSALRSMNGNTVNNVEFNSISLISDKSQTNSAFQLMFGFVQRRFKSRGNSYQPSTLKRKRTFGFLARLRSKNGRKILSRRKAKGRWYLSH from the coding sequence ATGTGGTCGTTATCTGCTTGTGTTAGAAGAAGTACTTCTAGTGTACTTCAACAACCCTTGCGTCATTTTTCATGTTTGACGAAACCTAATACACCATTATCAGCCTTACGGAGCATGAATGGTAATACAGTCAATAATGTGGAATTCAATAGTATAAGCTTAATCTCGGATAAAAGTCAAACAAATTCTGCATTTCAACTTATGTTTGGATTTGTTCAAAGGAGATTCAAGTCTAGAGGTAATTCATATCAACCATCGACattaaaaagaaagagaacATTTGGATTTTTGGCAAGATTGAGAAGTAAAAATGGAAGAAAGATTctatcaagaagaaaagcGAAGGGAAGATGGTACTTATCTCATTAA
- a CDS encoding DEHA2B07854p (weakly similar to uniprot|Q12150 Saccharomyces cerevisiae YLR087C CSF1 Protein required for fermentation at low temperature) — translation MAFQSTFISVANNSIDQNSSWIYLVDWILALILGLAFVFYFGRLVGFVSSLALKWIIWKKYKVRINVESLRISLLGGRIFAKNLTIITVDQTISVLQLNLTWRYWISKLTRLSEYYFNENNIGSIQTTREENEKLPSRFTLLVEGLEIFIYNRTPAYDNMMDILREQEKTSKNDEKKRPQDNTKDSDEEYSPQNIRTSNSNSSSSKENMSNGDSRLSSPLVPVNMGERSCRGTSSNKESSLYFLLKFLPLHIRIKKGTVVLGNVTTPSILVASYKMGTTIVDVSQAPCNLDNYRFFYNFNFERFQISMKPNIAYDKFKYSSPNEFPKYSPVNNRNKKSSSNNRKKYEQWYHFNQAVNSISYLIKKPFRRDRNKGDDDAEFEQWKGLRRYLGDSAEGQDFLGNINTDEEYAKYSLILDSSYTRISYYYDSPGITPLNFNSSRAEITDPEFGIDMELSMATIHYGPWADRQRVPLQSMFFPTLYRDSKPTEEHNFPGKLRAYNGFTFLLTIKDRVIFRAPTREPSKHTESLRNINNAHNPTGKVSRPFGWLELNMKEGSKIYCFNSYVATKDKGWNNELKAFFNSFEVRSSVNHDILFMADTHTLDCKVGFPLKWNGKCDWTFDNISDNGKLFFLREHTMLISDIFTDFASGPPLPYESFRPFHYHVNWKFNTYKLYLNVNDNNIINNPLDFSSNKYLSFQGDDLNCEVSIPLYGQFSKSTTIHYNINTSFTKFILDTPQWHTANAFMKSNIIGKSKDFTINGSYTYFNEVEINTSNHIVIKILGDFVTLKFYGFVVRYLFVIRENYLGENMHFKTFEEYTDELAASQAISQAEETSQDLSDDSDTIASKKSQLNYWKMIKSVNDVDILFMFQVRHGLLLLPYNLHDCSSHVGLRFDSFDIDIRFTNYYSDLQADFSPISITYVDGLGNDDTIFNIPKYTELFLGNNQDASIDGLTIHTHRMFGLPPKEVTYYSKWDFATEVININSDGFFISAIMTSLRSFVFGFKDLENGLNPEFPFIPNAGNFSFRCPHVSINLKPEKDSKECSLFSIDLDSILLSFNDLANDRYSERLSASIPSIIFKIVAESAGESKLLGFLETSLVVDNIMQKENSSDFKKLQQGHIASNDAPYHRCPFVIDEYERDDIYTDAYGCIMTSLTLVDASYPLNKTSLDEMEDDDYSIYAPTFDNRNGGKGSESFSTLDDDNSTIFSKMPPLSSYNTQEYLPGYEVDPRFKIDNLIFDVGEIMAFFTPQSLFYIFRLARSFKDYNLTKLIDDLHVDVVSKLKLLITSPSFVDNIRFVTQEINLKFGDFDVSDPSEVFGTSPKVPTVNLNITEPSLAFSHSISRDSNGRTMTKDSEFITALHLKEALFSVSRPSEFTSPLSLGIENIEFWQTIDSSDNLVCSFDVENADLVVDEPQFEWLFDYCISIVDRITPTLLEFKKLSDANNKSVSELVYKISTAGRDFHIDHDPGVLTKPASVLRSQKDHIRFFDSWKVMTRLRHVFDNLPEYWLNDQNQLFKNFDWEAPVNAYDEVLDIFSRWRSWEVDDIQRSYFFNFIFSKRQEDKIENHHNTEFKIHLNDINITLMSPEGDADFIDFHGLTTTYSHSLEKLKDLTNMNLGIIESMLRCSVLVNLEFYKSKISPLTLSLYSPLLEKISSMSNKQSCESDVSKSGSVLGSNNINFEFVSNVNEFSQSISFPYTSVEIRLRQVSSSGQVLALEEISDLTPFSFSTIADSFNFVLSVKENKIASIELENFGLEAANFGTIKNGIKIIDITIGKCNFSVLDQNDTFCDSLKCIFENDTEFFKETFVMKDDLKESNNSFDNAPNEDKCLFEMIGSVSLELQVNELHWLIDVLNPLKLRGIVYDNHFSWHFAEKVSILESFVQKITLVSSINKTSIMESENSQILNSIKFSKIDKKYAISTSSSLGYTKFFVPKITKSIEAVAGNVGLMESKIRRLSIIFNKEESEVPEKKSKNLERGFENFVFRSKFTNDYIGVSTFVDTSKISLELENFSLGIYNFENIIQNGNNIGSVVPLYGNLFIPTTRVSIIDRLVPVGLSNVLDVNLSVKVYNDNEISKEMSSLQVESQYCRICLSPQVLVRLVSIADKLTAAALKISTISRNEAGKKDLGTPRKANSDNSLFSFSAIHVLSYNFCIGWLFGESHKDYPGIILGAERFFAVVEENLGKFTLIDAYLSVANGFRSSNFYSTASEKENLNRASLPNMQLIYTIDGVEEFRNMRIIMNGDELDVKFLSDSIVILEHTVTSVSKVQKFFSQRVKPIVPETESKSTTDSSRDYMQTFKSAFASIEFIATFAGSNVLLYRLRDNEDSSPPSLFLHSPAVKIATMYRHQKNANKKHVIKSEILTSPSDNTLYSSCMPVIMDIAQGIKKMMRKTNLDNSKVAKKATYESTKDFDFGDSLNDIDIHVGVRIERQKLALSCEPTAKVATIVGIDGIYMQINTGPNEIPSITAAVQFDSISASLQHIYSREVSGSIGLARILITSSVKMEKVLNVLCSGSFTDVEAYINVKQFQDLNLFKDIWFPKPKSESYSDIGSNREGVLHKTSELAANKNISSRFKEVSTTYALPWFLTFMIFNVSLRMDFGQSLGNFILKSDRIWVVSKKSTDWAQDLKLGVNSIMLSAEGRLSGGLNINSIFLHTAITWKNNHGTTLDVPLILVSGGIECLQLKLSFDYHVFAIANIQGYSIDIFNKKNELNISKDHLFVTTKFDNAELYITSLAASNVLDIYNAIIRMIQENRTSYKETLRDSSRGKSIGNSGIQRTASNEILETVKKLETKIEVIAGNLLIHVYPSSFSDSKVLVITLDESIANFQQNEYSKGISNQLDIQFNDLNVSLSMASIISEDFISQCNVNEFLGHAHKAAGGTIFVFPSFKISMRTFQKYQSSIIEYLYQSSFGKSVDIRWNLGSIIFIREMYSIHKNAFASRTEYRKGSNQINSSTNIGFKEDIFTPKDSKLSSTSKSFDDEDPTNEIDQAINDTLNKVSSDSKFSYSPLAPPIIEAPQLKELGNATPPLEWFGLHRNKFPNATHQLGIVSLQKLIHEVELQYSKILGKA, via the coding sequence atgGCGTTCCAATCGACGTTCATATCAGtagcaaataattctattgaTCAAAACTCAAGTTGGATATACTTAGTGGATTGGATTTTGGCGCTTATCTTAGGACTTGCATTTGTCTTTTATTTTGGAAGATTGGTTGGATTTGTGAGTTCGCTAGCACTCAAATGGATAATATGGAAGAAATATAAGGTAAGGATTAATGTTGAATCCTTGAGAATCTCGCTTTTGGGAGGGCGTATATTTGCGAAGAATTTAACCATTATAACGGTCGACCAAACAATATCCGTACTACAACTAAATTTGACTTGGAGATACTGGATCTCCAAATTAACTAGGCTTTCtgaatattatttcaatgaaaataatattggGCTGATACAGACCACACGAGAGGAAAATGAAAAGCTTCCGTCTAGGTTTACATTATTAGTAGAGGGCTTGgaaatttttatatataataggACGCCTGCTTACGACAACATGATGGACATACTAAGAGAACAAGAGAAAACGAGCAAAAATGACGAGAAAAAACGCCCACAAGATAATACCAAAGACtcagatgaagaatatctGCCCCAAAATATACGGACAAGCAATTCCAACAGTTCATCATCCAAGGAAAACATGTCTAATGGAGACAGTAGGCTATCGTCTCCTTTGGTGCCTGTAAATATGGGAGAAAGGAGCTGTCGGGGTACATCATCGAATAAGGAATCCTCATTGTATTTCctattgaaattcttaCCTTTGCATATTCGAATTAAGAAGGGTACTGTTGTATTGGGTAATGTTACCACACCTTCTATATTAGTTGCATCCTATAAAATGGGAACTACTATAGTTGATGTTTCTCAAGCTCCATGCAATCTTGACAATTATAGATTTTTCtacaattttaattttgaacgATTTCAGATTTCTATGAAGCCTAATATTGCATAcgacaaattcaaatactCCAGCCCTAATGAGTTTCCGAAGTACTCTCCAGTGAACAATAGGAATAAAAAATCAAGCTCAAATAATCGAAAGAAATATGAGCAATGGTATCATTTTAATCAGGCAGTCAACTCGATAagttatttaataaaaaaacCATTTAGAAGAGATAGAAACAAAGGTGACGATGACGCAGAATTCGAGCAGTGGAAAGGTTTAAGAAGATATCTTGGTGATCTGGCTGAGGGGCAAGACTTTTTAGGAAACATTAATACAGATGAAGAATACGCCAAATATAGTTTGATATTAGACTCATCTTATACAAGAATATCATACTATTACGATAGTCCAGGTATAACCCCATTGAATTTTAATTCTCTGAGAGCAGAGATAACAGATCCAGAATTTGGTATAGATATGGAGTTATCTATGGCAACCATACATTACGGTCCTTGGGCCGACAGACAAAGAGTCCCGCTACAATCAATGTTTTTTCCGACATTATATCGCGATTCAAAGCCAACTGAAGAGCATAATTTTCCTGGTAAATTAAGAGCTTATAATGGATTCACCTTTTTATTAACAATTAAAGATCGGGTTATCTTTAGAGCTCCAACCAGAGAGCCTAGTAAACACACCGAAAGTTTGcgtaatataaataatgcaCATAATCCAACAGGTAAAGTTAGCAGGCCGTTTGGTTGGCTTGAACTAAACATGAAAGAGGgttccaaaatttattgtttcaattcttaCGTTGCTACCAAAGACAAGGGATGGAACAATGAACTCAAGGCATTTTTCAACTCATTCGAGGTGAGATCCTCAGTAAATCATGATATTTTGTTCATGGCTGACACACATACCCTAGATTGCAAAGTTGGGTTTCCATTGAAATGGAATGGTAAATGTGATTGGACGTTCGATAATATTAGTGACAACGGCAAATTGTTTTTTCTCAGAGAGCATACTATGCTAATATCAGACATTTTCACTGACTTTGCATCTGGTCCACCACTTCCTTATGAATCATTTAGGCCATTTCATTATCACGTAAATTGGAAGTTTAATACTTACAAATTATACTTGAATgtcaatgataataatatcattaataatccGCTAGATTTTAGTAGCAACAaatatctttcttttcaaggtgatgatttgaattgTGAAGTTTCAATTCCACTTTATGGACAATTTTCAAAGTCGACAACGATacattataatataaatacttcatttacaaaatttataCTCGATACTCCTCAATGGCATACAGCAAATGCTTTcatgaaatcaaatataataggGAAAAGCAAGGATTTTACAATTAATGGATCTTATACGTATTTTAACGAAGTTGAAATCAACACATCGAACCATATTGTAATTAAAATTCTTGGTGATTTTGTGACTTTGAAATTCTATGGATTTGTTGTAAGGtatttatttgttataAGGGAAAACTACCTAGGAGAAAATATGCATTTTAAAAcgtttgaagaatatacAGATGAATTGGCAGCTTCACAGGCCATATCACAGGCCGAAGAAACATCACAAGATTTATCAGATGACTCTGATACCATTGCATCTAAGAAGTCACAACTAAACTATTGGAAAATGATCAAGTCAGTTAATGATGtagatatattattcatgtTCCAGGTTAGACATGGtttgttattattaccCTATAATTTGCATGATTGTTCTTCTCATGTTGGTCTAAGGTTTGACTCGTTTGACATTGATATTCGATTCACCAACTATTATTCTGATTTGCAGGCAGACTTTTCGCCGATATCTATAACATATGTTGATGGACTAGGTAATGACGACACTATCTTTAATATTCCAAAGTATACGGAATTATTTTTGGGTAACAATCAAGATGCATCAATTGATGGCCTTACTATTCATACACATAGAATGTTTGGGTTGCCTCCAAAAGAGGTGACTTATTATTCTAAATGGGACTTTGCAACTGAAGTgatcaatataaatagtGATGGCTTTTTCATTCTGGCAATTATGACCTCACTTCGTAGTTTTGTGTTTGGCTTCaaagatttggaaaatgGATTAAACCCAGAATTTCCTTTTATTCCAAATGCTGGTAATTTTTCGTTTAGATGCCCCCATGTTCTGATTAACTTGAAACCAGAAAAAGATTCTAAAGAATGTTCACtcttttcaatagattTGGATTCTATTTTATTGTCGTTTAACGACTTAGCTAACGATAGATACTCAGAAAGGCTTTCTGCATCTATACCACTGATAATATTTAAGATTGTTGCCGAATCTGCAGGTGAATCAAAATTGTTAGGTTTTCTTGAAACATCACTTGTCGTAGATAATATTATGCAAAAGGAAAACTCGTCTGACTTTAAGAAGTTACAACAAGGACATATCGCAAGCAATGACGCACCATATCACCGTTGTCCATTTGTGATAGATGAATATGAAAGGGATGATATCTATACGGATGCTTATGGATGTATTATGACCTCATTAACTTTAGTTGATGCCTCTTATCCCTTAAATAAAACATCTCTTGATGAGATGGAGGATGACGATTATTCCATTTATGCACCAACCTTTGATAATAGAAATGGTGGTAAAGGTAGCGAAAGTTTCTCGACATTAGATGACGATAATAGCACCATTTTTAGCAAAATGCCTCCATTATCTTCTTATAATACTCAAGAATATTTACCAGGTTATGAAGTTGATCCCAGGTTtaaaatagataatttgatattcGACGTGGGTGAAATAATGGCATTTTTCACACCACAATCcttattttatatttttagaCTTGCAAGGTCTTTCAAGGATTATAATTTGACAAAATTGATTGACGACCTACACGTAGATGTGGTGCTGAAGTTGAAGCTTTTGATTACATCCCCATCgtttgttgataatattagGTTTGTAACTCAGGAGATTAACTTGAAGTTTGGAGATTTTGATGTATCTGATCCACTGGAAGTATTTGGTACTTCTCCGAAGGTGCCTACTGTAAACTTGAATATTACAGAACCGTCGCTAGCGTTTTCACATTCGATTAGTAGGGATTCTAATGGCCGGACTATGACAAAAGATTCCGAGTTTATTACGGCTCTTCATTTGAAGGAGGCCCTTTTTTCTGTCTCAAGACCTTCAGAATTTACTTCACCGTTAAGCTTGggtattgaaaatatagaaTTTTGGCAGACGATTGATAGTAGTGACAATTTAGTATGCTCATTTGATGTTGAAAACGCTGATTTAGTGGTTGATGAACCGCAATTCGAATGGctttttgattattgtatttcaattgttgaCCGCATTACACCTACGTTACTAGAATTTAAAAAGTTATCGGATGCTAACAATAAAAGTGTTTCTGAATTGGTGTACAAAATTTCGACAGCTGGAAGAGATTTTCATATTGATCATGATCCAGGGGTTTTGACCAAACCAGCGTCTGTATTGAGATCCCAAAAAGATCATATTAGATTTTTCGATAGTTGGAAGGTGATGACGCGTTTACGCCATGTTTTCGACAACTTACCAGAATATTGGCTTAACgaccaaaatcaattattcaagaatttcgATTGGGAGGCGCCTGTCAATGCTTACGATGAAGTCTTGGATATATTCTCTCGATGGAGGAGTTGGGAAGTTGATGATATCCAAAGAAGTTATTTTTTTAACTTTATATTCTCTAAAAGacaagaagataaaatagAGAATCATCATAATACTGAGTTTAAGATACACTTGAACGATATTAACATCACATTGATGAGCCCTGAAGGTGATGCGGATTTCATAGATTTCCATGGTTTGACAACAACTTATTCACATTCTTTAGAAAAGCTCAAAGATTTAACGAATATGAATTTGGGTATTATTGAGTCGATGTTACGTTGCAGTGTTTTAGTTAATCTAGAATTCTACAAAAGTAAGATTTCACCATTGACGTTGTCGTTGTACTCACCTTTGCTAGAAAAGATTTCTCTGATGTCGAATAAGCAGTCATGTGAGAGTGATGTTTCGAAGAGTGGATCTGTTCTAGGATCTAATAACATTAACTTTGAGTTCGTTTCGAATGTAAATGAATTTCTGCAAAGTATATCATTTCCCTACACCTCTGTTGAAATTCGCTTACGTCAGGTTTCAAGCTCAGGCCAAGTTCTAGctcttgaagaaatatcagaTTTAACACCCTTTAGCTTTTCGACCATCGCAGACTCTTTTAACTTTGTTCTATCGGTAAAGGAGAATAAAATTGCCTCAATAGAGttggaaaattttggtttaGAAGCAGCAAACTTTGGCACGATAAAAAATGggattaaaattattgatataaCTATTGGTAAATGTAATTTCAGCGTTTTAGATCAAAACGATACATTCTGTGACTCTTTGAAGTGCATATTTGAGAATGACACAGagtttttcaaagaaacaTTTGTGATGAAAGATGATTTAAAAGAgtccaataattctttcGATAATGCTccaaatgaagataaatgtttatttgaaatgatAGGAAGCGTTTCGCTAGAACTTCAAGTCAATGAACTTCATTGGCTTATTGATGTATTGAATCCGTTGAAATTACGAGGGATTGTATACGACAATCACTTCTCATGGCACTTTGCGGAGAAGGTGTCGATTTTAGAATCCTTCGTACAGAAAATAACGCTAGTTTCCAGTATTAATAAGACATCTATTATGGAATCTGAAAACTCCCAAATACttaattctattaaatTCAGTAAGATAGATAAGAAGTATGCAATATCTACTTCATCAAGCTTGGGGTATACTAAATTTTTTGTACCTAAAATTACGAAATCCATAGAAGCTGTCGCGGGAAACGTCGGCCTCATGGAAAGCAAAATTAGGCGTCTAAGTATAatctttaataaagaagagAGTGAGGTGCCTGAGAAAAAGAGTAAAAATCTTGAGAGAggttttgaaaattttgttttcaGATCAAAATTTACTAACGATTATATTGGAGTATCCACTTTTGTAGATACATCCAAGATATCTCttgaattggaaaatttcTCGTTAGGAATTTAtaactttgaaaatattattcaaaatggaAATAATATAGGCTCAGTTGTTCCTTTATACGGTAATTTGTTCATACCTACTACAAGAGTTTCTATTATTGACAGATTAGTCCCCGTTGGACTATCCAACGTGTTGGATGTAAATCTTTCCGTCAAGGTTTACAACGACAACGAAATTTCTAAAGAAATGCTGTCTCTTCAAGTTGAATCCCAGTATTGCAGAATTTGCTTAAGTCCTCAGGTACTTGTTAGATTAGTAAGTATTGCTGATAAACTAACTGCAGCTGCTTTGAAAATCTCCACAATAAGCAGGAACGAGGCAGGCAAGAAAGATTTAGGTACCCCCAGAAAGGCTAATTCAGAcaattctttatttctGTTTTCAGCTATACATGTTTTGAGTTATAATTTTTGCATTGGCTGGCTATTTGGAGAATCACATAAAGATTACCCTGGGATTATTTTGGGAGCGGAACGATTTTTTGCAGTTGTGGAAGAGAATCTAGGTAAATTTACTTTGATAGATGCCTATCTTTCGGTTGCAAATGGGTTTCGCTCTTCCAACTTTTATAGCACTGCATCAGAAAAGGAAAATTTGAATCGTGCTTCCTTACCTAACATGCAACTAATATATACTATTGATGGcgttgaagaattcagGAATATGCGCATAATAATGAATGGAGACGAATTAGATGTCAAATTTCTTTCAGATTCAATAGTAATATTGGAACACACGGTAACATCTGTATCTAAGGTACAAAAATTCTTCAGCCAAAGGGTGAAACCTATAGTCCCCGAGACTGAGTCGAAGAGTACAACTGATTCAAGTCGCGATTATATGCAAACGTTTAAATCTGCGTTTGCATCCATAGAATTCATTGCTACATTTGCTGGATCGAATGTTTTACTTTATCGCTTAAGAGACAACGAGGATCTGAGTCCACCatctttgtttcttcattccCCTGCTGTTAAGATTGCTACGATGTATAGACATCAaaaaaatgcaaataagAAACATGTCATTAAAAGTGAAATTCTCACCTCACCTTCGGATAATACTTTATACTCTTCATGTATGCCTGTTATAATGGATATTGCCCAAGGTATTAAGAAAATGATGCGTAAGAcaaatttggataattcaAAGGTGGCGAAGAAAGCTACCTATGAGTCAACTAAAGATTTCGATTTTGGTGATCTGttgaatgatattgatattcatGTAGGTGTTAGAATCGAAAGACAAAAACTAGCATTAAGTTGTGAACCAACTGCAAAGGTTGCAACGATAGTTGGAATAGATGGCATATACATGCAAATAAATACAGGCCCTAATGAAATCCCTTCAATAACTGCGGCAGTTCAATTTGATTCTATTTCAGCATCCCTTCAACATATATATTCCAGAGAGGTCAGTGGCTCCATTGGATTGGCGCGGATTTTGATAACAAGTTCCGTGAAAATGGAGAAGGTTTTAAACGTATTATGCTCCGGTTCATTCACAGACGTCGAAGCATATATTAACGTCAAACAGTTCCAGGacttaaatttatttaaggATATTTGGTTCCCGAAACCCAAATCAGAATCTTACTCAGATATTGGTTCTAATAGAGAAGGTGTGCTCCACAAAACATCTGAGTTAGCCgcaaataaaaatatatcttctCGCTTCAAAGAAGTTTCGACAACTTATGCCCTCCCTTGGTTTCTAACCTTTATGATATTCAATGTTTCCTTAAGAATGGATTTTGGTCAGTCATTAGGTAATTTTATACTAAAATCTGATAGAATATGGGTCGTTTCTAAGAAATCGACAGACTGGGCACAAGATTTAAAGTTAGGTGTGAATTCTATTATGTTGTCCGCAGAAGGAAGATTAAGTGGTGGCTTAAACATTAATAGTATATTTTTGCACACTGCAATTACTTGGAAAAATAATCACGGAACAACGTTGGACGTTCCTTTAATATTGGTTTCTGGAGGTATTGAATGCTTACAACTTAAACTATCATTCGATTATCATGTTTTTGCGATTGCAAATATACAAGGGTActctattgatattttcaataaaaagaaCGAACTAAATATATCCAAAGATCACTTGTTTGTTACTACTAAATTCGACAATGCGGAATTATATATAACCTCATTGGCAGCTTCGAATGTGTtggatatatataatgCAATAATTCGAATGATACAAGAGAACAGAACATCATATAAAGAAACCTTACGAGATTCTTCAAGAGGAAAGAGTATCGGAAATTCTGGTATACAGAGAACTGCAAGTAATGAAATCTTGGAGACGGtgaagaaattggaaaCCAAAATAGAGGTAATAGCAGGTAATTTACTTATTCATGTTTACCCATCTTCATTCAGTGATTCAAAAGTCCTCGTTATAACCTTGGATGAATCTATCGCCAACtttcaacaaaatgaatACAGCAAAGGTATATCTAATCAATTAGATATCCAGTTTAACGATTTGAATGTTTCTTTGTCTATGGCAAGTATAATACTGGAAGATTTCATCAGTCAGTGCAATGTCAACGAGTTTTTGGGGCACGCTCATAAGGCGGCAGGTGGTACGATATTTGTATTCCcatcattcaaaatttccaTGCGAACctttcaaaaatatcaatcTAGTATTATTGAGTATTTATATCAATCATCATTCGGAAAATCAGTTGACATTAGATGGAATTTGGGCtcaattatttttattcgtgaaatgtattcaattcatAAGAATGCCTTCGCATCACGTACAGAATATAGGAAGGGCAGTAACCAAATAAATTCTAGCACTAACATTGGGTTTAAGGAGGATATATTTACGCCAAAGGATAGTAAGCTATCATCTACATCGAAATCGtttgatgacgaagatCCAACTAACGAAATCGACCAAGCCATTAATGATACTTTAAATAAAGTTTCAAgtgattcaaaatttagCTACTCACCACTAGCACCGCCTATAATAGAAGCACCTCAACTAAAAGAATTAGGGAATGCAACACCACCATTGGAATGGTTTGGATTACATAGGAACAAATTTCCTAACGCTACACATCAATTGGGTATTGTTAGTTTACAGAAATTAATACATGAAGTGGAATTACAATACTCCAAGATTTTGGGCAAGGCATAA